The DNA window ACGTGGCGCGCATGATATGTGAACGTACCGGTAAGTCGGGGAGCTGTCAAACATGAGCGGTCGTTCATTGCGAACCGGATCGGGATCTCCGCCGTGAAGTACCTTGGCGGCCGTGTGCAGATCGTCCAGGGCGACATCACGACGCTGGCGGTGGACGCGATCGTCAACGCCGCCAACCCCTCGCTGCTCGGCGGGGGTGGGGTCGACGGTGCGATCCATCGGGTCGCGGGCCCTGAGCTCAAGGCCGAGTGTCGGACGCTGGGCGGGGCTGCGGTGGGTGAGGCCAAGATCACGAAAGGCCATCGGCTGCCGGCCAAGTACGTGATCCACGCGGTGGGACCGGTCTGGCGCGGGGGAGACCAGGGAGAGCCCGAACT is part of the Nitrospirota bacterium genome and encodes:
- a CDS encoding O-acetyl-ADP-ribose deacetylase; protein product: MKYLGGRVQIVQGDITTLAVDAIVNAANPSLLGGGGVDGAIHRVAGPELKAECRTLGGAAVGEAKITKGHRLPAKYVIHAVGPVWRGGDQGEPELLAACYRNSLSLAVTRGLKTIAFPAISTGAYGYPVEAATRVALTEVGTFLAADAWLDQVVFCCFSAADFEVYQRLAAELLR